From Azospirillum baldaniorum, the proteins below share one genomic window:
- a CDS encoding aldose 1-epimerase produces MEQVELDQGIGAHTLTLHRSAANGSLECTLCPRRGGVVARLAWRGADGTIDLLRPASDWALRHGSANDMGCFPLVPFSNRIGGGQFSFDGRQVRLPLDGDGNPHVIHGHGWRSAWTVEEAAESAVRMVFRHPADAWPWRYRATQTVVLEEDGASLTLSLLNEDDTPMPAGIGLHPYFPKPPGTRLTARVDGVWLNGPTILPVERAVVPPRWAFTNGIVMDRTVLDNGFTGWDGAAALDWPTLNRRLSIETEGPFGHLIVYAPPGEDYLCVEPVSHMTDAVNHPEQPDTGLRRLEPGEELSGTMRLRLETLAR; encoded by the coding sequence ATGGAACAGGTCGAGTTGGACCAGGGAATCGGCGCCCACACCCTCACGCTGCATCGCAGCGCTGCGAACGGCTCCCTGGAATGCACGCTGTGCCCGCGGCGCGGGGGCGTCGTTGCCCGCCTCGCCTGGCGCGGCGCGGACGGAACGATCGACCTCCTGCGCCCGGCCTCCGACTGGGCGTTGCGCCACGGCTCGGCCAACGACATGGGCTGCTTCCCGCTTGTGCCCTTTTCCAACCGGATCGGCGGGGGGCAATTCAGCTTCGACGGGCGGCAGGTACGGCTTCCGCTCGACGGAGACGGCAATCCGCATGTCATTCACGGCCACGGCTGGCGCTCCGCCTGGACGGTCGAGGAGGCCGCCGAATCCGCCGTGCGCATGGTTTTCCGGCACCCTGCCGATGCCTGGCCCTGGCGCTACCGCGCGACGCAGACCGTGGTGCTGGAGGAGGATGGGGCCAGCCTGACCCTCTCCCTCCTCAACGAGGACGACACTCCGATGCCCGCCGGGATCGGGCTGCACCCCTATTTTCCGAAGCCGCCGGGCACCCGCCTGACCGCCCGGGTCGATGGTGTCTGGCTGAACGGGCCGACCATCCTTCCGGTGGAGCGCGCCGTAGTGCCGCCCCGCTGGGCCTTTACGAACGGGATCGTCATGGACCGGACCGTTCTCGACAACGGCTTCACCGGCTGGGACGGGGCGGCGGCTCTGGATTGGCCGACGCTCAACCGTCGATTGTCGATCGAGACCGAAGGACCGTTCGGCCATCTCATCGTCTATGCCCCGCCGGGCGAGGATTATCTCTGCGTCGAGCCGGTGTCCCACATGACCGACGCGGTCAACCACCCGGAGCAACCGGACACCGGCCTGCGCCGTCTCGAACCGGGCGAGGAACTGAGCGGCACCATGCGCTTGCGCCTGGAAACGCTCGCCCGTTGA